From Lytechinus variegatus isolate NC3 chromosome 16, Lvar_3.0, whole genome shotgun sequence, the proteins below share one genomic window:
- the LOC121430264 gene encoding uncharacterized protein LOC121430264 isoform X2: MKYILRIYFEKFFDKTLAHHNASTSHPSSPRSLRNESPTDPKKTRTLEDFHDDSAFDEQADDQQDDDDDDDDGSSSTSSKEGFVKRRIERWERRLSQCDDNDVTQGQASLELRQRGQPAPVVIPPTFLHGSVSFRGNSQAESELSSIRLNVIQMKADFQMTELKLKFGKWQYDVNKGTNQTVRPQKTPQPNRPSDNTSLPDVPESMATRGRGDVIPSVAQHISLASFGNDGSRRGTSGHQLPVDQRILSSYRGQNPHITMSQSTPSLGPHGGQSKVSTTTKTNRTIVTTQSQPTNSCGLEEMALKLRNMNKPLEQEQSSPRRTLVAPLKSFTDNQHISDRLRGSSGIDPSGYQKEHRQDGRSGTSNMRTSHTVPSHGTVTQSGIPVRKTATEDYQHRSGRSEPSNMQMSNIPSHRTIIQSGVPVRMYKAAPDDYRRDDQILRNTQTSKMQTADTLHNPRTIVQSGIPMRTNNTLSDGYQRDHRQRLHTSDPSNMETFNTMPNPRSSATMGTNKAVPDGHYKDNQQRLNSSERLNKQTSKVIPSPRTVVQSSIPMRNNKAALDGYHVDHHQRSGRPQTSSMQMRNTIPSLGTTVQSGIPVRTYKGESDDYQMDQRHRTGRPEISIKPSSHNVPSSRTTVQQDFVANANRGNSHRHHLDQQQRYGRSEISNPQATHSSPNTRTIIPNELDPRAHQGSTYGYQRDYQHNFEISGTSAVQSTQSIQHQRTTRQDDNFTRTNLSEADNKIDREKLLNDLGDILLEELKQQEQIEEEMSSGGASDGSYYDYEDSWDMDTSESPVDTNDIGTQFDYADEGISQESISSLENEIQYLIEGSDETFRSSDNTFDVCTQVSVLTSPKANGTPTDACPREDKLQDKNQTSIKVVNTDENREETHSITQLTEEKDAMKGNQSSKESKEDIVPVLNHPDSYQEFTVDVNGVDALDKLVNECNGAVVERPERAPEPLSEVDEALTSSNTDLTEAVGESVPYVKASHDISQLDSSGSHHDGMLGKPTPIQNSDANEIVKDTEQTIESFPQADETSKGNNKVFDNIVVDKVVPGVGSARHNSELCAIVADHDDVFTAIAAHLDDAQEKLTYEKDISERTNNKELLIDSNIHISGNDIKSDHVDPSEQSVDATTQDQIPIESQAAAEKEVEEEILHLEISHDVQSNADCEQSEGVEILTQEIINSDLVELDANNDLPICSDPPSALHISEGNEYDHTDLLTERDQDQESYRLDDPTKTVVEEVVQSLKRPHDEKELNDVDRRIALKSLSEELYNVNNPKVSAEYEGNLTTSDGPISYDDKTTVEDHFCKTLTEDSNQQFDLSSLSSPVEEGNPDLPQTNIIAVCEDSCNGSNHVSYTRKEEETKPNENIGRVSLGSDNSISGNDFNPPQSNRFSFSTPVENKNEFSEEKSQPLQEPSGDHDSLIDEEKSDTDPKKRDQFSDDLKCQTNITVKETVGRESLSPRRSKIPVPKSTLTRSNSLPTRNRMNQDHVHTKGALNNGLVNEGSPRVDINTTSPTSFNSFSFVHKSSPRSASKTGKQQNSRIPIPTSNFKRMGSCPDRSRPKITGLNSVSLSNRSKVNTNIPVSKKNTSKTRSRDINVTEALAINEDARATASFTDVEQSPGEWKSGIHDSNDPSISSGDMPVDLAADDKQSLDNHSSETDDFIKRAKQILSRIPDSPTNTPVTQNAPFEVKSSDRGDKVQEPTEELPDTDHQPISSNEKDAEFLSLEAEADDDTASETLTLHSENDFDIKSPLHDEVLRIELSEIELIGFEYDSQKSPNSRIPIPQRPHKPDHIDALSEEGSVPDDEVVSDVSGRERSIARISPMPREDGGDVTPIPKMRKSFKSRIPLPSPIAIKPPPRTNRNRSYSETDGGNVSPHEEFDEVRQEESDESDETERDHQSEFEEGRNFRRTQSSREVRPRGSYWAFKNTPNLAVSDFERSQTLRPSRSRSTGRKSPAGTPRITPRGTPRSTPRSTPRDTPRSGTLKRQQPHSKSPPTFKSRECAFVPLPEWNRLREVLSSGEQSRQSTRPSSPSEFSYTSRRSSNEFPRMHSPRWETPITTPKPSRWRVDGRVPAHLKKKYSSMNDMGDSKDLYPSDQDLTEPNTVKEEFDSPWNMQFKTNIPSSQSLPRTDRNEAGMNRAHQQQERQFPDNIGGRGRSPCASETTEIPMSSTGDVSAIWTEDDTLQSSNFSLPAGAKKKSWKRRLSIRKKKSVDPSKEEEGKEPEENKREKKKRRNWLLRFLGIRK; encoded by the coding sequence GTTGAATGTGATTCAAATGAAAGCGGACTTTCAAAtgactgaactcaaattgaaaTTCGGCAAGTGGCAATACGACGTCAACAAGGGGACGAACCAAACTGTAAGGCCACAGAAGACTCCCCAACCTAACAGGCCAAGCGACAACACCTCTTTACCAGACGTACCCGAAAGCATGGCGACGAGGGGTCGAGGAGACGTCATCCCGAGTGTTGCACAACACATCAGCCTTGCATCATTTGGGAATGATGGTAGTAGGCGAGGTACATCAGGGCATCAACTGCCAGTGGACCAAAGGATATTGTCGTCTTACAGAGGACAGAACCCCCATATCACGATGAGCCAATCGACACCTTCATTGGGACCGCATGGAGGTCAAAGTAAAGTCTCGACTACCACAAAGACTAATCGGACAATAGTGACAACGCAAAGTCAACCAACAAATAGCTGTGGTTTGGAAGAGATGGCATTGAAACTCAGGAATATGAACAAACCATTAGAGCAAGAACAATCGTCACCGCGACGTACACTGGTGGCACCTTTGAAATCTTTCACAGATAATCAACATATTTCAGACAGATTgcgtggcagcagtgggattgACCCCAGTGGTTACCAGAAGGAACACAGGCAGGATGGAAGGTCTGGGACATCGAACATGCGAACATCTCATACTGTTCCCAGCCATGGAACAGTGACCCAAAGTGGCATTCCTGTCCGAAAAACGGCCACAGAAGACTATCAGCACAGGTCAGGGCGGTCTGAACCCTCGAACATGCAAATGTCTAATATTCCCAGTCACAGAACAATTATTCAAAGTGGCGTCCCAGTGAGAATGTATAAAGCCGCACCAGATGATTATCGAAGGGATGACCAGATTTTACGCAACACTcaaacatctaaaatgcaaactGCTGATACTCTGCATAACCCCAGAACAATTGTTCAAAGTGGCATCCCAATGAGAACAAATAACACTTTATCCGATGGTTACCAAAGGGATCACCGCCAAAGGTTGCATACTTCCGATCCCTCAAACATGGAAACGTTTAACACTATGCCCAACCCGAGAAGTAGCGCAACCATGGGAACCAATAAAGCTGTACCCGATGGTCATTATAAGGATAACCAGCAGAGGTTAAATAGTTCCGAGAGATTGAACAAACAAACATCCAAAGTTATTCCAAGCCCCAGAACCGTGGTTCAAagtagcatacccatgagaaACAATAAAGCTGCACTAGATGGTTATCACGTTGATCACCACCAAAGATCAGGGAGGCCTCAAACCTCGAGCATGCAAATGCGTAATACCATTCCCAGCCTCGGTACAACGGTCCAAAGTGGCATTCCGGTGAGAACTTATAAAGGTGAATCAGATGACTATCAGATGGATCAAAGGCATAGAACTGGGAGGCCTGAAATATCAATCAAACCTTCATCGCACAATGTTCCCAGTTCCAGGACAACCGTACAGCAAGATTTCGTGGCTAATGCAAACAGAGGAAATTCCCATCGACATCACTTGGACCAACAACAAAGGTATGGAAGGTCAGAAATCTCAAACCCACAGGCAACTCATAGCAGTCCCAACACCAGGACAATCATCCCAAATGAACTTGACCCGAGGGCTCATCAAGGCTCAACCTATGGCTATCAAAGAGATTACCAACATAACTTTGAGATATCTGGAACGTCAGCAGTACAATCGACTCAATCCATTCAACATCAAAGGACAACCAGGCAAGATGACAATTTTACAAGAACAAACCTAAGTGAAGCCGACAACAAAATTGATCGCGAGAAGTTACTCAATGACCTCGGTGATATACTTCTTGAAGAGTTAAAGCAACAAGAACAAATAGAAGAGGAGATGTCTTCAGGTGGCGCTTCCGATGGCTCGTATTATGACTATGAAGATTCGTGGGACATGGACACATCTGAATCCCCTGTAGACACCAATGATATTGGCACTCAGTTTGATTATGCCGATGAAGGAATTTCCCAGGAATCTATCAGTTCTTTGGAAAATGAGATTCAGTATTTAATTGAAGGAAGCGATGAAACCTTTCGATCTTCAGATAATACTTTTGATGTTTGCACACAGGTTTCTGTTTTGACATCTCCGAAAGCTAATGGAACCCCCACTGACGCCTGTCCTAGAGAGGATAAATTACAGGATAAGAATCAGACATCAATTAAGGTAGTAAACACTGATGAAAATCGAGAAGAAACCCACTCAATAACTCAACTTACCGAGGAAAAGGATGCAATGAAGGGCAATCAATCTAGCAAGGAATCCAAGGAAGATATAGTACCAGTTCTCAATCATCCTGACAGTTATCAGGAGTTTACTGTCGATGTAAATGGTGTTGACGCTTTGGATAAACTTGTCAATGAATGCAACGGAGCTGTTGTGGAACGACCTGAGCGAGCGCCAGAACCCTTATCCGAAGTGGATGAAGCGTTAACGAGTAGCAATACCGATTTAACTGAAGCAGTTGGGGAATCGGTACCCTACGTTAAAGCTTCCCATGATATCTCCCAGTTGGATTCTAGTGGTTCCCATCATGATGGCATGCTGGGAAAGCCAACACCAATTCAGAATAGTGACGCCAACGAAATTGTAAAAGATACAGAGCAAACGATAGAATCCTTTCCTCAAGCAGATGAAACATCAAAGGGCAACAATAAGGTCTTTGACAATATAGTTGTTGACAAGGTAGTACCAGGCGTTGGATCTGCACGTCATAATTCAGAGTTATGTGCCATTGTTGCTGACCACGATGATGTGTTTACTGCTATTGCCGCACATCTTGATGACGCACAAGAAAAACTGACATATGAAAAGGACATTTCCGAAAGGACGAATAATAAGGAACTTCTTATTGATAGTAACATTCACATCTCAGGCAATGATATCAAATCTGATCATGTGGATCCTTCAGAGCAATCAGTAGACGCAACTACCCAAGACCAAATACCCATAGAGAGCCAGGCAGCTGCTGAGAAAGAAGTGGAGGAAGAAATCTTACACCTGGAAATTTCTCATGACGTCCAAAGTAACGCCGATTGTGAACAAAGTGAAGGAGTGGAGATACTGACTCAAGAGATTATCAACAGTGACCTAGTTGAACTTGATGCAAACAATGATTTACCAATATGCAGTGATCCACCATCTGCTTTACATATATCGGAAGGTAATGAGTATGACCATACGGACCTGCTGACGGAACGGGATCAGGATCAAGAATCTTATAGACTGGATGACCCGACTAAAACTGTCGTTGAAGAAGTTGTGCAAAGTCTCAAGCGTCCGCATGATGAGAAAGAGCTTAATGATGTAGACCGTAGAATTGCCCTTAAATCGCTTTCAGAAGAGCTATACAATGTGAATAACCCGAAAGTTTCTGCAGAGTACGAAGGAAACCTGACAACATCCGATGGACCCATTTCTTATGACGACAAGACAACGGTTGAAGATCACTTCTGTAAGACTCTTACCGAGGACAGCAACCAgcaatttgatttgtcaagtcTCTCATCACCTGTTGAAGAAGGGAACCCCGACTTACCTCAAACTAACATAATAGCAGTGTGTGAAGACTCTTGTAATGGTTCTAATCATGTCTCATATacaagaaaagaagaggaaaccAAACCGAATGAAAATATTGGTAGGGTCTCTTTAGGTTCAGATAACTCAATTTCTGGAAATGATTTTAATCCTCCACAATCAAATCGCTTTTCCTTTTCAACGCCTGTCGAGAACAAGAATGAGTTCAGCGAGGAAAAGAGTCAGCCACTACAAGAGCCTTCTGGGGATCATGATTCTTTAATAGATGAAGAAAAATCTGATACTGATCCGAAGAAACGTGACCAATTTAGCGATGACCTGAAATGTCAAACAAATATCACAGTCAAAGAGACCGTGGGAAGGGAATCTTTGAGTCCGAGGAGATCCAAAATTCCAGTACCAAAATCAACACTTACTAGAAGCAACAGTTTGCCCACTCGAAACCGTATGAATCAAGATCATGTACACACGAAAGGCGCTTTAAACAATGGATTGGTCAATGAGGGGTCACCCCGTGTCGACATAAACACAACATCACCAACCTCTTTTAACTCTTTCTCTTTTGTACATAAAAGCAGCCCGAGGTCCGCTTCTAAAACAGGAAAACAGCAGAATAGCCGTATACCAATACCAACGTCGAATTTCAAGAGAATGGGAAGTTGTCCCGATCGTTCCAGGCCCAAGATTACAGGATTGAATTCAGTATCATTATCGAACAGGTCGAAAGTAAATACAAATATCCCAGTTTCTAAAAAGAACACAAGTAAGACACGTTCTAGAGACATTAATGTTACTGAAGCACTTGCTATTAATGAAGATGCAAGAGCTACCGCATCTTTCACGGATGTTGAGCAATCACCTGGGGAATGGAAATCAGGGATACATGACTCAAATGACCCGTCAATCTCTTCTGGTGACATGCCAGTTGATCTTGCTGCAGATGATAAACAGTCATTGGATAATCATTCATCAGAAACGGATGACTTCATCAAACGAGCGAAACAAATTTTGTCGAGAATACCAGATTCACCAACCAACACTCCAGTGACTCAAAATGCTCCGTTTGAAGTGAAATCATCAGATCGAGGGGACAAGGTACAGGAGCCAACAGAAGAACTTCCTGACACAGATCATCAGCCCATTTCATCAAATGAAAAGGACGCCGAATTCCTATCACTGGAGGCAGAGGCAGATGATGATACAGCAAGTGAAACTCTTACTCTTCACTcagaaaatgattttgatattaaaagCCCCTTGCACGACGAAGTTCTTAGAATCGAATTATCTGAAATCGAGCTTATTGGGTTTGAGTATGATAGCCAGAAATCTCCGAATTCTAGGATACCAATTCCGCAGAGGCCTCATAAGCCAGACCATATCGATGCTTTATCAGAGGAAGGAAGTGTACCCGATGACGAAGTTGTTAGTGATGTTTCTGGCAGAGAACGTTCGATAGCTAGGATCTCTCCTATGCCTAGGGAAGATGGAGGTGACGTAACACCAATACCAAAAATGCGAAAATCCTTCAAGTCGAGGATCCCACTCCCTTCTCCAATAGCAATCAAACCACCCCCGCGTACAAATAGAAATCGCTCATACTCTGAGACTGATGGAGGAAATGTCAGCCCTCATGAAGAATTTGATGAGGTACGTCAAGAAGAGTCTGATGAATCTGATGAAACTGAAAGGGATCATCAATCGGAATTCGAGGAGGGGCGGAATTTTAGAAGAACGCAATCATCTCGTGAAGTCAGACCTCGCGGTAGCTACTGGGCATTTAAAAACACCCCCAACCTTGCGGTATCAGATTTTGAACGTTCACAGACGCTAAGACCAAGCCGTTCAAGGAGTACTGGTAGGAAATCTCCAGCAGGTACTCCAAGAATAACACCAAGAGGTACGCCCAGGTCGACACCGAGGAGCACACCACGAGATACGCCTAGGAGCGGAACTCTGAAGAGGCAACAGCCTCATTCCAAATCACCACCGACCTTTAAATCTCGAGAATGTGCCTTTGTGCCACTTCCTGAATGGAATCGCCTGAGAGAAGTTCTTTCTTCAGGTGAACAATCCAGGCAGAGCACCCGTCCTTCAAGTCCTTCGGAGTTCAGCTACACCAGCAGAAGGTCCTCCAACGAATTCCCAAGAATGCACTCTCCGAGATGGGAAACCCCTATAACAACTCCGAAACCGAGCCGTTGGAGAGTCGACGGTCGTGTCCCAGCACATCTAAAGAAGAAATACTCATCCATGAACGACATGGGTGATTCCAAGGACCTCTATCCATCAGATCAAGACTTGACTGAACCCAATACAGTCAAAGAGGAATTCGACTCTCCTTGGAACATGCAGTTCAAAACCAATATACCCTCATCGCAATCTTTACCTCGTACTGATAGAAATGAGGCTGGCATGAATAGAGCTCATCAACAGCAAGAAAGGCAATTCCCGGACAATATTGGAGGTAGAGGGCGCTCACCTTGTGCTTCCGAGACGACGGAGATACCCATGTCCTCTACAGGAGACGTCTCTGCGATCTGGACTGAAGACGATACCCTGCAGAGCTCCAACTTTAGTCTTCCGGCAGGAGCTAAGAAGAAATCATGGAAGCGACGTTTATCAATCAGGAAAAAGAAATCAGTAGACCCttcaaaagaagaagaaggtaaAGAACCGGAAGAGAACAAGcgggaaaagaaaaagaggagaaattGGTTGCTTAGGTTCCTTGGAATCCGGAAATAG